In a single window of the Mauremys reevesii isolate NIE-2019 linkage group 3, ASM1616193v1, whole genome shotgun sequence genome:
- the CEBPZOS gene encoding protein CEBPZOS isoform X1 translates to MCDAGSGGAQSLVAAAPDVWAARGRALRTALDMEPVARKIFKGVLLLEVAGIAGAYLLFHRMDTNQDFRHTMNRRFPSILEVYYKSNEWAGVYGIKEKDQLKWHSSKN, encoded by the exons ATGTGTGatgcggggagtgggggggctcagAGCCTCGTCGCGGCCGCTCCTGATGTTTGGGCAGCGCGGGGCCGGGCGCTTAGGACAGCG TTAGACATGGAACCTGTTGCAAGGAAGATCTTCAAAGGAGTTTTACTTTTGGAAGTGGCTGGGATTGCTGGAGCATATTTACTGTTTCACAGAATGGACACAAATCAAG ATTTTAGGCATACAATGAACAGGAGATTTCCATCCATTCTGGAAG TTTATTACAAAAGCAATGAATGGGCTGGAGTTTATGGAATAAAGGAGAAGGACCAACTGAAATGGCACAGCAGCAAAAATTAG
- the CEBPZOS gene encoding protein CEBPZOS isoform X2: MEPVARKIFKGVLLLEVAGIAGAYLLFHRMDTNQDFRHTMNRRFPSILEVYYKSNEWAGVYGIKEKDQLKWHSSKN; encoded by the exons ATGGAACCTGTTGCAAGGAAGATCTTCAAAGGAGTTTTACTTTTGGAAGTGGCTGGGATTGCTGGAGCATATTTACTGTTTCACAGAATGGACACAAATCAAG ATTTTAGGCATACAATGAACAGGAGATTTCCATCCATTCTGGAAG TTTATTACAAAAGCAATGAATGGGCTGGAGTTTATGGAATAAAGGAGAAGGACCAACTGAAATGGCACAGCAGCAAAAATTAG